The Salvia splendens isolate huo1 chromosome 21, SspV2, whole genome shotgun sequence genome includes a window with the following:
- the LOC121783739 gene encoding ELMO domain-containing protein C-like isoform X2, whose translation MKLRRRKCIPSCASHQGVGEDELYWDGKERDKESAWSHDSAHLISQLAQCFNIKNATNIVKSVQIVVSFLVYSCNKRRGKCIVNLSNCVLHNIFYLFVPDLLLSFLANAMVGPRSWVGGFFSRTTNRRFGSTQFLDYTLTPMQDERLQSLKERLGVPYDETRNEHQEALQALWDAAFPDVKLKGMISEQWKDMGWKGANPSTDFRGCGFLSLENLLYFAQNYPATFNRLLLKQAGEHSEWEYPFAVAGINVSFMLIQMLDLHSEKPRCLPGFNFVTLLGEDGDAFDILYCIAFTMMDAQWLAMHASYMDFNEVLQITRTQLERELSLEDVRGIHDLPAFNFLFL comes from the exons ATGAAATTAAGGAGAAGAAAATGTATACCTTCTTGTGCCTCTCACCAAGGA GTTGGTGAAGATGAACTGTACTGGGACGGGAAGGAACGAGATAAGGAATCAGCATGGTCACATGATTCTGCTCACTTAATATCACAGTTAGCCCAATGCTTTA ATATAAAGAATGCTACCAATATCGTAAAATCTGTCCAAATAGTTGTGTCTTTTCTTGTGTATTCATGTAATAAACGGAGAGGGAAGTGCATAGTCAATTTATCCAATTGTGTTTTACATAATATATTCTATTTATTTGTTCCTGATCTGCTTCTTTCATTTTTAGCTAATGCTATGGTTGGACCACGATCGTGGGTAGGAGGATTCTTTAGCCGCACCACCAACAGAAGATTTGGAAGCACCCAATTTCTCGACTACACTTTGACCCCTATGCAG GACGAAAGATTGCAAAGCCTTAAAGAACGTCTAGGAGTTCCTTATGATGAGACACGGAACGAACATCAA GAAGCTCTTCAAGCCTTGTGGGATGCGGCCTTCCCGGATGTTAAGCTTAAAGGAATGATATCCGAGCAGTGGAAAGATATGGGATGGAAGGGAGCAAATCCGTCGACTGATTTCAG GGGCTGTGGCTTCCTCTCACTTGAGAACTTGCTATACTTTGCCCAGAATTACCCG gCTACTTTTAATAGGTTACTTCTAAAGCAAGCTGGGGAGCATTCCGAATGGGAGTACCCGTTTGCCGTTGCTGGCATTAACGTCTCGTTCATGCTGATTCAGATGCTAGATTTACATTCAG AAAAGCCCAGATGTCTCCCCGGATTCAACTTTGTTACATTATTAGGAG AAGACGGAGATGCATTCGACATCCTCTATTGTATAGCTTTCACGATGATGGACGCTCAATGGCTTGCAATGCATGCTTCATACATGGATTTCAAT GAAGTGTTGCAAATAACAAGAACACAATTGGAAAGAGAATTGTCTTTAGAAGATGTTCGTGGAATACATGATTTGCCAGCTTTTAACTTTCTGTTTCTGTAG
- the LOC121783739 gene encoding ELMO domain-containing protein A-like isoform X4, with amino-acid sequence MKLRRRKCIPSCASHQGVGEDELYWDGKERDKESAWSHDSAHLISQLAQCFTNAMVGPRSWVGGFFSRTTNRRFGSTQFLDYTLTPMQDERLQSLKERLGVPYDETRNEHQEALQALWDAAFPDVKLKGMISEQWKDMGWKGANPSTDFRGCGFLSLENLLYFAQNYPATFNRLLLKQAGEHSEWEYPFAVAGINVSFMLIQMLDLHSEKPRCLPGFNFVTLLGEDGDAFDILYCIAFTMMDAQWLAMHASYMDFNEVLQITRTQLERELSLEDVRGIHDLPAFNFLFL; translated from the exons ATGAAATTAAGGAGAAGAAAATGTATACCTTCTTGTGCCTCTCACCAAGGA GTTGGTGAAGATGAACTGTACTGGGACGGGAAGGAACGAGATAAGGAATCAGCATGGTCACATGATTCTGCTCACTTAATATCACAGTTAGCCCAATGCTTTA CTAATGCTATGGTTGGACCACGATCGTGGGTAGGAGGATTCTTTAGCCGCACCACCAACAGAAGATTTGGAAGCACCCAATTTCTCGACTACACTTTGACCCCTATGCAG GACGAAAGATTGCAAAGCCTTAAAGAACGTCTAGGAGTTCCTTATGATGAGACACGGAACGAACATCAA GAAGCTCTTCAAGCCTTGTGGGATGCGGCCTTCCCGGATGTTAAGCTTAAAGGAATGATATCCGAGCAGTGGAAAGATATGGGATGGAAGGGAGCAAATCCGTCGACTGATTTCAG GGGCTGTGGCTTCCTCTCACTTGAGAACTTGCTATACTTTGCCCAGAATTACCCG gCTACTTTTAATAGGTTACTTCTAAAGCAAGCTGGGGAGCATTCCGAATGGGAGTACCCGTTTGCCGTTGCTGGCATTAACGTCTCGTTCATGCTGATTCAGATGCTAGATTTACATTCAG AAAAGCCCAGATGTCTCCCCGGATTCAACTTTGTTACATTATTAGGAG AAGACGGAGATGCATTCGACATCCTCTATTGTATAGCTTTCACGATGATGGACGCTCAATGGCTTGCAATGCATGCTTCATACATGGATTTCAAT GAAGTGTTGCAAATAACAAGAACACAATTGGAAAGAGAATTGTCTTTAGAAGATGTTCGTGGAATACATGATTTGCCAGCTTTTAACTTTCTGTTTCTGTAG
- the LOC121783739 gene encoding uncharacterized protein LOC121783739 isoform X5 — MFQDILFSYARPELVGHHSKCSLFSSFESVESLLFVLKGVRVQVGEDELYWDGKERDKESAWSHDSAHLISQLAQCFNIKNATNIVKSVQIVVSFLVYSCNKRRGKCIVNLSNCVLHNIFYLFVPDLLLSFLANAMVGPRSWVGGFFSRTTNRRFGSTQFLDYTLTPMQDERLQSLKERLGVPYDETRNEHQEALQALWDAAFPDVKLKGMISEQWKDMGWKGANPSTDFRGCGFLSLENLLYFAQNYPVTSKASWGAFRMGVPVCRCWH; from the exons ATGTTTCAAGATATACTGTTTTCATATGCGAGGCCAGAACTTGTCGGTCATCATTCAAAGTGTTCATTGTTCAGTAGTTTTGAATCAGTTGAATCTTTATTGTTTGTTCTTAAGGGAGTCCGTGTTCAGGTTGGTGAAGATGAACTGTACTGGGACGGGAAGGAACGAGATAAGGAATCAGCATGGTCACATGATTCTGCTCACTTAATATCACAGTTAGCCCAATGCTTTA ATATAAAGAATGCTACCAATATCGTAAAATCTGTCCAAATAGTTGTGTCTTTTCTTGTGTATTCATGTAATAAACGGAGAGGGAAGTGCATAGTCAATTTATCCAATTGTGTTTTACATAATATATTCTATTTATTTGTTCCTGATCTGCTTCTTTCATTTTTAGCTAATGCTATGGTTGGACCACGATCGTGGGTAGGAGGATTCTTTAGCCGCACCACCAACAGAAGATTTGGAAGCACCCAATTTCTCGACTACACTTTGACCCCTATGCAG GACGAAAGATTGCAAAGCCTTAAAGAACGTCTAGGAGTTCCTTATGATGAGACACGGAACGAACATCAA GAAGCTCTTCAAGCCTTGTGGGATGCGGCCTTCCCGGATGTTAAGCTTAAAGGAATGATATCCGAGCAGTGGAAAGATATGGGATGGAAGGGAGCAAATCCGTCGACTGATTTCAG GGGCTGTGGCTTCCTCTCACTTGAGAACTTGCTATACTTTGCCCAGAATTACCCG GTTACTTCTAAAGCAAGCTGGGGAGCATTCCGAATGGGAGTACCCGTTTGCCGTTGCTGGCATTAA
- the LOC121783739 gene encoding ELMO domain-containing protein C-like isoform X1, producing MFQDILFSYARPELVGHHSKCSLFSSFESVESLLFVLKGVRVQVGEDELYWDGKERDKESAWSHDSAHLISQLAQCFNIKNATNIVKSVQIVVSFLVYSCNKRRGKCIVNLSNCVLHNIFYLFVPDLLLSFLANAMVGPRSWVGGFFSRTTNRRFGSTQFLDYTLTPMQDERLQSLKERLGVPYDETRNEHQEALQALWDAAFPDVKLKGMISEQWKDMGWKGANPSTDFRGCGFLSLENLLYFAQNYPATFNRLLLKQAGEHSEWEYPFAVAGINVSFMLIQMLDLHSEKPRCLPGFNFVTLLGEDGDAFDILYCIAFTMMDAQWLAMHASYMDFNEVLQITRTQLERELSLEDVRGIHDLPAFNFLFL from the exons ATGTTTCAAGATATACTGTTTTCATATGCGAGGCCAGAACTTGTCGGTCATCATTCAAAGTGTTCATTGTTCAGTAGTTTTGAATCAGTTGAATCTTTATTGTTTGTTCTTAAGGGAGTCCGTGTTCAGGTTGGTGAAGATGAACTGTACTGGGACGGGAAGGAACGAGATAAGGAATCAGCATGGTCACATGATTCTGCTCACTTAATATCACAGTTAGCCCAATGCTTTA ATATAAAGAATGCTACCAATATCGTAAAATCTGTCCAAATAGTTGTGTCTTTTCTTGTGTATTCATGTAATAAACGGAGAGGGAAGTGCATAGTCAATTTATCCAATTGTGTTTTACATAATATATTCTATTTATTTGTTCCTGATCTGCTTCTTTCATTTTTAGCTAATGCTATGGTTGGACCACGATCGTGGGTAGGAGGATTCTTTAGCCGCACCACCAACAGAAGATTTGGAAGCACCCAATTTCTCGACTACACTTTGACCCCTATGCAG GACGAAAGATTGCAAAGCCTTAAAGAACGTCTAGGAGTTCCTTATGATGAGACACGGAACGAACATCAA GAAGCTCTTCAAGCCTTGTGGGATGCGGCCTTCCCGGATGTTAAGCTTAAAGGAATGATATCCGAGCAGTGGAAAGATATGGGATGGAAGGGAGCAAATCCGTCGACTGATTTCAG GGGCTGTGGCTTCCTCTCACTTGAGAACTTGCTATACTTTGCCCAGAATTACCCG gCTACTTTTAATAGGTTACTTCTAAAGCAAGCTGGGGAGCATTCCGAATGGGAGTACCCGTTTGCCGTTGCTGGCATTAACGTCTCGTTCATGCTGATTCAGATGCTAGATTTACATTCAG AAAAGCCCAGATGTCTCCCCGGATTCAACTTTGTTACATTATTAGGAG AAGACGGAGATGCATTCGACATCCTCTATTGTATAGCTTTCACGATGATGGACGCTCAATGGCTTGCAATGCATGCTTCATACATGGATTTCAAT GAAGTGTTGCAAATAACAAGAACACAATTGGAAAGAGAATTGTCTTTAGAAGATGTTCGTGGAATACATGATTTGCCAGCTTTTAACTTTCTGTTTCTGTAG
- the LOC121783739 gene encoding ELMO domain-containing protein A-like isoform X3 gives MFQDILFSYARPELVGHHSKCSLFSSFESVESLLFVLKGVRVQVGEDELYWDGKERDKESAWSHDSAHLISQLAQCFTNAMVGPRSWVGGFFSRTTNRRFGSTQFLDYTLTPMQDERLQSLKERLGVPYDETRNEHQEALQALWDAAFPDVKLKGMISEQWKDMGWKGANPSTDFRGCGFLSLENLLYFAQNYPATFNRLLLKQAGEHSEWEYPFAVAGINVSFMLIQMLDLHSEKPRCLPGFNFVTLLGEDGDAFDILYCIAFTMMDAQWLAMHASYMDFNEVLQITRTQLERELSLEDVRGIHDLPAFNFLFL, from the exons ATGTTTCAAGATATACTGTTTTCATATGCGAGGCCAGAACTTGTCGGTCATCATTCAAAGTGTTCATTGTTCAGTAGTTTTGAATCAGTTGAATCTTTATTGTTTGTTCTTAAGGGAGTCCGTGTTCAGGTTGGTGAAGATGAACTGTACTGGGACGGGAAGGAACGAGATAAGGAATCAGCATGGTCACATGATTCTGCTCACTTAATATCACAGTTAGCCCAATGCTTTA CTAATGCTATGGTTGGACCACGATCGTGGGTAGGAGGATTCTTTAGCCGCACCACCAACAGAAGATTTGGAAGCACCCAATTTCTCGACTACACTTTGACCCCTATGCAG GACGAAAGATTGCAAAGCCTTAAAGAACGTCTAGGAGTTCCTTATGATGAGACACGGAACGAACATCAA GAAGCTCTTCAAGCCTTGTGGGATGCGGCCTTCCCGGATGTTAAGCTTAAAGGAATGATATCCGAGCAGTGGAAAGATATGGGATGGAAGGGAGCAAATCCGTCGACTGATTTCAG GGGCTGTGGCTTCCTCTCACTTGAGAACTTGCTATACTTTGCCCAGAATTACCCG gCTACTTTTAATAGGTTACTTCTAAAGCAAGCTGGGGAGCATTCCGAATGGGAGTACCCGTTTGCCGTTGCTGGCATTAACGTCTCGTTCATGCTGATTCAGATGCTAGATTTACATTCAG AAAAGCCCAGATGTCTCCCCGGATTCAACTTTGTTACATTATTAGGAG AAGACGGAGATGCATTCGACATCCTCTATTGTATAGCTTTCACGATGATGGACGCTCAATGGCTTGCAATGCATGCTTCATACATGGATTTCAAT GAAGTGTTGCAAATAACAAGAACACAATTGGAAAGAGAATTGTCTTTAGAAGATGTTCGTGGAATACATGATTTGCCAGCTTTTAACTTTCTGTTTCTGTAG
- the LOC121783739 gene encoding ELMO domain-containing protein A-like isoform X6 produces MVGPRSWVGGFFSRTTNRRFGSTQFLDYTLTPMQDERLQSLKERLGVPYDETRNEHQEALQALWDAAFPDVKLKGMISEQWKDMGWKGANPSTDFRGCGFLSLENLLYFAQNYPATFNRLLLKQAGEHSEWEYPFAVAGINVSFMLIQMLDLHSEKPRCLPGFNFVTLLGEDGDAFDILYCIAFTMMDAQWLAMHASYMDFNEVLQITRTQLERELSLEDVRGIHDLPAFNFLFL; encoded by the exons ATGGTTGGACCACGATCGTGGGTAGGAGGATTCTTTAGCCGCACCACCAACAGAAGATTTGGAAGCACCCAATTTCTCGACTACACTTTGACCCCTATGCAG GACGAAAGATTGCAAAGCCTTAAAGAACGTCTAGGAGTTCCTTATGATGAGACACGGAACGAACATCAA GAAGCTCTTCAAGCCTTGTGGGATGCGGCCTTCCCGGATGTTAAGCTTAAAGGAATGATATCCGAGCAGTGGAAAGATATGGGATGGAAGGGAGCAAATCCGTCGACTGATTTCAG GGGCTGTGGCTTCCTCTCACTTGAGAACTTGCTATACTTTGCCCAGAATTACCCG gCTACTTTTAATAGGTTACTTCTAAAGCAAGCTGGGGAGCATTCCGAATGGGAGTACCCGTTTGCCGTTGCTGGCATTAACGTCTCGTTCATGCTGATTCAGATGCTAGATTTACATTCAG AAAAGCCCAGATGTCTCCCCGGATTCAACTTTGTTACATTATTAGGAG AAGACGGAGATGCATTCGACATCCTCTATTGTATAGCTTTCACGATGATGGACGCTCAATGGCTTGCAATGCATGCTTCATACATGGATTTCAAT GAAGTGTTGCAAATAACAAGAACACAATTGGAAAGAGAATTGTCTTTAGAAGATGTTCGTGGAATACATGATTTGCCAGCTTTTAACTTTCTGTTTCTGTAG
- the LOC121785356 gene encoding uncharacterized protein LOC121785356: MLIDNKVSMQTTNLESFLDRTTPLAPSQFLSKSEARKLNKLWHPCEREKVDYFVLADLWSSFDEWSAYGAGVPIASEDGQNLIQYFVPYLSAIQIFTSNSSANCLREETDSVSETRDSFSDSFSDESESEKLSRWEGCSSEEGICELDLWHQNDRLGNLYLEYFERSSPYGRVPLTDKISSLAQSHRGLMSLRSVDLSPASWMAIAWYPIYHIPTGRTNRDLQTCFLTYHTLSSSFQDMDLDDDIDNLKRKTKEGKSISLPPFGLASYKMQGDVWLSDENGLDRERMASLLSVADSWLKQLRVQHHDFNYFMGMRHG; this comes from the exons ATGTTGATTGACAACAAGGTTTCAATGCAGACGACAAACCTTGAAAGCTTCTTAGATCGCACAACGCCCCTTGCCCCTTCGCAGTTTCTCTCAAAG AGTGAGGCAAGGAAGCTTAACAAGCTATGGCATCCTTGTGAAAGGGAGAAAGTTGACTACTTTGTTCTTGCTGATCTTTGGAGTAGTTTTGATGAATGGAGTGCTTACGGAGCCGGAGTTCCGATTGCCTCCGAAGACGGCCAGAATCTCATTCAATACTTCGTGCCTTACCTCTCTGCAATCCAGATTTTCACCAGTAATTCATCTGCAAACTGCTTGAG GGAAGAGACTGATTCCGTGAGCGAGACAAGGGACTCGTTTAGTGATTCGTTTAGTGATGAGAGCGAGAGTGAGAAGTTGTCGAGGTGGGAAGGGTGCTCGTCCGAGGAGGGGATATGCGAGCTGGATTTGTGGCATCAGAATGATAGATTGGGTAATCTTTACCTTGAGTACTTTGAGAGATCGTCTCCCTATGGAAGGGTCCCTCTCACGGACAAG ATTAGTAGCTTAGCTCAAAGCCATCGGGGATTAATGTCGTTAAGAAGTGTGGATCTTTCACCGGCTAGTTGGATGGCCATCGCCTG GTACCCCATCTATCACATTCCGACCGGTAGAACCAATAGAGACTTGCAAACGTGTTTCCTCACGTACCACACCCTTTCCTCCTCGTTTCAAG ACATGGACTTGGACGACGACATAGACAATTTGAAGAGGAAAACAAAGGAAGGGAAAAGTATCTCTCTCCCTCCATTTGGTTTGGCAAGTTACAAGATGCAAGGGGACGTGTGGCTTTCAGACGAGAACGGCCTCGACCGGGAGAGGATGGCGTCGCTCTTGAGCGTGGCCGATTCTTGGCTAAAGCAATTGAGGGTTCAACATCACGACTTCAACTACTTCATGGGAATGCGGCATGGCTAA